A DNA window from Anastrepha ludens isolate Willacy chromosome 6, idAnaLude1.1, whole genome shotgun sequence contains the following coding sequences:
- the LOC128868455 gene encoding uncharacterized protein LOC128868455 — protein MKRTLFSYFERLDPESEPKIKKKEKQIENTEKSNLEENTVEQTLEQSVKQSAEKNTSIQNEIPPSFKNDIASATTKLSSKKNANEILNIVNDSWVPPANFSFPKSTTKNLSFQRKWLEEFYWLAYSAKENGAYCKYCIAFGIKTGGIGNVSLGKLIKKPFKSRVSKTRKRNFSKPQKP, from the exons ATGAAGAGaacattattttcttatttcgagCGCCTTGATCCAGAAtcagaaccaaaaataaaaaagaaggaaaaacag ATTGAAAACACAGAGAAGTCGAACCTTGAGGAAAATACAGTAGAACAAACTTTAGAACAATCTGTAAAACAATCAGCCGAAAAAAATACGTCAATACAAAACGAAATTCCACCCTCGTTCAAAAACGACATAGCTTCAGCCACAACGAAACTCTCgagtaaaaaaaatgcaaatgaaattctAAACATCGTCAATGATTCGTGGGTACCACCAGCTAATTTTTCGTTTCCGAAATCAACCACAAAAAATTTATCGTTTCAAAGAAAATGGCTTGAGGAATTTTATTGGTTGGCATATTCTGCCAAAGAAAACGGTGCATACTGTAAGTATTGCATAGCTTTTGGCATAAAAACCGGTGGAATAGGCAATGTAAGTCTAGGGAAACTCATCAAAAAGCCGTTTAAAAGCCGTGTTTCCAAGACACGCAAAAGAAACTTTTCGAAACCACAAAAACCTTGA